One segment of Streptomyces roseifaciens DNA contains the following:
- a CDS encoding NuoI/complex I 23 kDa subunit family protein — MTRRAHTAQYPDVQPELPPRTRGVIGLFEENCTVCMLCARECPDWCIYIDSHKETVPPAAPGGRERSRNVLDRFAIDFSLCMYCGICIEVCPFDALFWSPEFEYAETDIQDLVHERDKLREWMWTVPEPPALDPAAEEPKEVAAARKTAEKLAAQAEQEKQAELEQQEKQEKQEKEGDA, encoded by the coding sequence ATGACGCGCCGCGCGCACACCGCGCAGTACCCGGACGTGCAGCCCGAGCTCCCGCCGCGCACCCGCGGCGTGATCGGGCTGTTCGAGGAGAACTGCACGGTCTGCATGCTGTGCGCCCGGGAGTGCCCGGACTGGTGCATCTACATCGACTCCCACAAGGAGACGGTGCCCCCGGCCGCCCCGGGCGGCCGCGAGCGCAGCCGCAACGTCCTCGACCGCTTCGCGATCGACTTCTCGCTGTGCATGTACTGCGGCATCTGCATCGAGGTGTGTCCCTTCGACGCACTGTTCTGGTCGCCGGAGTTCGAGTACGCCGAGACCGACATCCAGGACCTCGTCCACGAGCGCGACAAGCTCCGCGAGTGGATGTGGACCGTGCCGGAGCCGCCCGCGCTGGATCCGGCGGCCGAGGAGCCGAAGGAGGTCGCGGCGGCCCGCAAGACGGCGGAGAAGCTGGCCGCGCAGGCGGAGCAGGAGAAGCAGGCGGAACTGGAGCAGCAGGAGAAGCAGGAGAAGCAGGAGAAGGAGGGAGACGCATGA
- the nuoH gene encoding NADH-quinone oxidoreductase subunit NuoH — MSDTLDVVLRLLAVFVAFLVLPLVVGQTEHKVMAHMQGRLGPMYAGGFHGWAQLVADGVKFAQKEDIVPAGADRRIFQLAPAVALLPYLLVLLAIPVGPGNAVGQAVDAGIFFVLAVMGVGVLGSLMAGWASANKFSLLGGLRTAGQLMAYELPMLLAAASVAMAAGTVSLSGIVDAFQWWWVPWQIVGAVVFFVAGLAELQRPPFDMPVADSEIIFGAYTEYTGLRFALFLLSEYAGIVVLCGLTTVLFLGGWHGPFGGDGMGWVWTLLKAAVLAFVVIWLRVTYPRLREDQLQKLAWTVLIPLALAQIALTGVVKVVTQ; from the coding sequence ATGAGCGACACACTCGACGTCGTCCTGCGCCTCCTCGCCGTCTTCGTCGCCTTCCTCGTGCTGCCCCTGGTCGTCGGCCAGACCGAGCACAAGGTGATGGCGCACATGCAGGGCCGCCTCGGCCCGATGTACGCCGGCGGTTTCCACGGCTGGGCCCAGCTCGTCGCGGACGGCGTGAAGTTCGCGCAGAAGGAAGACATCGTCCCCGCGGGCGCGGACCGGCGGATCTTCCAGCTGGCGCCGGCGGTCGCCCTCCTCCCGTACCTCCTGGTCCTGCTGGCGATCCCGGTCGGGCCGGGCAACGCCGTGGGCCAGGCCGTGGACGCGGGCATCTTCTTCGTCCTGGCCGTGATGGGCGTCGGAGTCCTCGGCTCGCTGATGGCGGGCTGGGCGTCCGCGAACAAGTTCTCGCTGCTGGGCGGCCTGCGCACCGCGGGCCAGCTGATGGCGTACGAGCTGCCGATGCTGCTGGCCGCGGCGAGCGTGGCCATGGCGGCGGGCACGGTCTCGCTGTCCGGGATCGTGGACGCGTTCCAGTGGTGGTGGGTGCCGTGGCAGATCGTCGGCGCGGTGGTCTTCTTCGTGGCGGGCCTGGCCGAGCTGCAGCGCCCGCCGTTCGACATGCCGGTGGCCGACTCCGAGATCATCTTCGGCGCGTACACCGAGTACACGGGCCTGCGCTTCGCACTGTTCCTGCTGTCCGAGTACGCGGGCATCGTCGTCCTGTGCGGTCTGACCACGGTCCTGTTCCTCGGCGGCTGGCACGGCCCGTTCGGTGGCGACGGCATGGGCTGGGTGTGGACGCTGCTCAAGGCGGCCGTCCTGGCCTTCGTCGTGATCTGGCTGCGGGTGACCTATCCGCGCCTGCGCGAGGACCAGCTGCAGAAGCTGGCCTGGACCGTCCTCATCCCCCTCGCCCTGGCGCAGATCGCGCTGACGGGCGTCGTCAAGGTGGTGACCCAGTAG